The window TAAGAGATCCCCGGCGAGCACCGTTGTGGCTCCAGCCTTGTAGCTATCAATTGACGCCACAAGCTTGTCAAGGACAGccgtgcagaagtcgaatgagccAATCTGTTCAGGGTCTTCCAGAATGTGGTAGTAATCTGGACTAGCAGCCCCATGGCTTGAAGGGCAGAGGAGCACGGTGAGCGCATACATTGTGAAAATCCTTTTGAATGAATCTCCATCTAGCCTAGGTTGTATCAAGTTATCCAGCTCGTTTATGGTTGGGTAGTTTCCTTTGCATTTTGTCTGTTGAGCAATCAGTGATCTAAGTGCTGGGTTTTGCTTCTTCTCTATGGTTCTGCCGCCAAGTGGTATCCCCAGGACCTGGTGTATGCAGTAGGGTGTGATTGTGAACTTGAACCCATTGGGGAGTTCAATAGCCCTTGAGGGTACATCAAAGTTTGATGCCAGATAATGAACGACACCGCGTGGCAGAGTATCACATTTTAGGTCAAGCAGATGATCCAGGCCCATGCTACGTGCAAGCTGCCTTTGATCTAGAGTTACACGCTGCGCCGTCGCCATGAATTTCCGTAGTGAGAGCTTTGTTGCAAAATCCTGTAAACAATCATTTATTAAGAAAAAAAATCAGCGAGTGCAAGGAATATAAAACATTTCTGCAGTGAAGAAAGTGAT of the Triticum aestivum cultivar Chinese Spring unplaced genomic scaffold, IWGSC CS RefSeq v2.1 scaffold20104, whole genome shotgun sequence genome contains:
- the LOC123177488 gene encoding uncharacterized protein — encoded protein: MAEQARADFATKLSLRKFMATAQRVTLDQRQLARSMGLDHLLDLKCDTLPRGVVHYLASNFDVPSRAIELPNGFKFTITPYCIHQVLGIPLGGRTIEKKQNPALRSLIAQQTKCKGNYPTINELDNLIQPRLDGDSFKRIFTMYALTVLLCPSSHGAASPDYYHILEDPEQIGSFDFCTAVLDKLVASIDSYKAGATTVLAGDLLTLT